The Dyella caseinilytica genome has a window encoding:
- a CDS encoding ArnT family glycosyltransferase, whose product MALDQHGRLERILIGVVLLQFLALVTIPLCAIPLHVSRNYDEGWNAYFAQIAMHGGVLYPPIDAMVANNYPPLSFYLVGAVGKMVGDNVVAGRLLSVLSLIVVSINVGRLSRWLGAGRSLAVLASALFLLGVYTLIPGYMATDDPQFLAHAFVTWGALIFLKANAERLWKSMLLSALLIVVGGLIKHNVISLPLTLCTWALFYDRRRLGVFLAASFVVGVAACIMVYMSWGMAMVRDVLFNPRLVWLGRALLTMEYVLRFLLPYLIMTIVGWVLLGRRDKASFVVLYLASSMLNGFWMLAGAGVNLNMLCDAVIALTLGVVLFVQALSDDGWPVRMLHGHAKTVACLLVVLPWMAASLFVYISRPGTHNVDALVHAHQWEELSRTLSLSKGEVACETLAVCYWAHKPMEIDFFNYGQKLYARSAYADAPAGFLVKVTQKSYAYVVIEKSSLSDPRLPLVLMRALFENYKPVEIVADEEVLLVPRT is encoded by the coding sequence TTGCTGCAATTTCTTGCGTTGGTCACCATACCTCTGTGTGCGATTCCGTTGCACGTGTCCAGAAACTACGACGAGGGGTGGAATGCGTATTTCGCCCAGATCGCGATGCATGGTGGCGTACTGTATCCACCCATCGATGCCATGGTTGCAAACAACTATCCACCCCTATCGTTCTATTTGGTTGGGGCGGTTGGAAAAATGGTGGGGGACAATGTCGTCGCTGGGCGTCTGCTATCAGTGTTATCGCTGATAGTTGTCAGCATCAATGTGGGCAGATTAAGTCGTTGGCTGGGTGCAGGTCGGTCGCTAGCGGTGCTGGCTTCAGCATTATTTCTATTAGGTGTGTACACCTTGATCCCCGGTTACATGGCGACCGATGATCCACAATTTTTAGCTCATGCTTTTGTTACCTGGGGTGCCTTGATTTTTCTTAAGGCAAACGCTGAACGCCTGTGGAAATCGATGCTGCTGTCGGCGTTGTTGATCGTGGTCGGTGGACTCATAAAGCACAATGTAATTTCGCTGCCACTGACACTTTGTACGTGGGCACTATTTTATGATCGCCGTCGTCTAGGTGTATTTCTTGCTGCGAGTTTTGTGGTGGGGGTCGCCGCATGCATCATGGTCTATATGAGTTGGGGCATGGCAATGGTGCGAGATGTTTTGTTTAATCCCAGGCTTGTGTGGCTAGGCCGGGCTCTTTTAACCATGGAATACGTGCTACGTTTTCTGCTGCCTTACCTCATTATGACTATCGTGGGCTGGGTGCTACTGGGGCGTCGGGACAAGGCATCGTTTGTTGTGTTGTATCTAGCGTCGTCGATGCTAAACGGATTTTGGATGCTAGCTGGAGCCGGTGTAAACCTGAACATGTTGTGCGATGCAGTTATCGCGCTGACACTTGGGGTCGTGCTTTTTGTACAGGCTTTGTCTGATGATGGGTGGCCTGTTCGAATGCTTCATGGCCATGCAAAAACGGTCGCGTGTTTGTTGGTTGTGCTTCCATGGATGGCGGCAAGTCTTTTTGTTTACATTTCCAGGCCTGGCACGCACAACGTAGATGCCCTCGTGCATGCGCATCAGTGGGAGGAACTCTCACGAACGCTTTCGCTCTCAAAGGGTGAGGTGGCGTGCGAAACATTGGCGGTTTGCTATTGGGCGCATAAGCCGATGGAGATTGATTTTTTTAATTATGGTCAAAAACTTTACGCGAGATCGGCATATGCCGATGCGCCTGCCGGCTTCTTGGTCAAGGTTACCCAAAAATCCTACGCTTACGTGGTAATAGAAAAGAGTTCTCTATCTGACCCTCGTCTTCCCTTGGTTTTAATGCGCGCTCTGTTTGAGAACTATAAGCCGGTGGAAATAGTTGCGGATGAGGAGGTACTTTTGGTGCCTCGCACCTGA
- the tfpZ gene encoding TfpX/TfpZ family type IV pilin accessory protein, translated as MNRWKAATIHLSLSFAIAVLIGSLLYFVWFPSPYFTAAGASKLILLLMGVDVCIGPLLTLLVVNRNKPAKLLLLDLSVIGVLQAIAFGYGLYVIISSRPVFIVAEVDRLVMVTAGQLSDADLAKSLQPEFRKRSLTGPVLVGALPPKGKGSGDFALQVMETGKDIDQLPKYYLPYDQVIDDVMKRSKPLSSLKKATASQQAYLATLQAAHPTLTLKVLPLLRGEHSYSAIISPTSKRPIAVLAIDPW; from the coding sequence ATGAATCGTTGGAAAGCAGCCACCATACACCTGTCGCTCAGCTTCGCCATAGCGGTGCTAATAGGGTCATTGCTCTACTTCGTCTGGTTTCCTTCGCCTTACTTTACCGCCGCCGGCGCCAGCAAACTGATCCTGCTGCTGATGGGCGTTGATGTATGTATTGGCCCGCTGCTGACTTTGCTGGTCGTCAATCGCAATAAGCCCGCCAAATTATTGCTGCTGGACCTGAGCGTGATTGGCGTATTGCAGGCCATCGCCTTCGGCTACGGTCTTTATGTGATCATCAGCTCACGGCCGGTATTTATCGTTGCCGAAGTGGATCGATTGGTGATGGTAACCGCGGGTCAACTCAGCGATGCTGATTTGGCCAAAAGCCTGCAGCCTGAATTCCGAAAGCGCTCCTTGACTGGACCGGTGCTGGTGGGTGCACTGCCACCCAAGGGCAAGGGAAGTGGAGATTTCGCACTGCAAGTCATGGAGACAGGCAAAGATATTGACCAGCTACCAAAGTATTACCTGCCTTACGATCAGGTCATTGACGATGTGATGAAACGCTCGAAGCCACTATCATCGCTGAAGAAGGCAACAGCTTCGCAACAAGCTTATCTCGCTACACTGCAGGCAGCCCACCCTACCCTGACACTAAAAGTACTGCCGCTGCTGCGCGGCGAGCATAGCTACTCAGCAATTATTTCACCCACGAGCAAGCGGCCAATTGCGGTACTGGCAATAGATCCCTGGTGA
- the corA gene encoding magnesium/cobalt transporter CorA translates to MTIIEETANKPQTSMVVNCVAYRTDGMRLCDIHIDDISEILKDPDAFVWVGLHEPDEPLLLKLQEEFDLHDLAIEDAQQAHQRTKVETYGDSLFIVVQTAQLISGHIAFGETHIFLGKRYLITVRHGASLSYTPARHICEKTPELLAHGPSYGLYGVLDYIVDNLLPIVREFREELQTLENDIFADTFNRNTVRRLYDMQRDLMTLRLAVAPMQDVINQLVRLHPELIPDELRVYFRDVYDHVFRVNESIGAMREMLTAAINVNLSLVTFGQNEVMKKLAGWAAMLAAPTLITSWYGMNFTHMPELEKPWAYPTVMVIVACVVSTIYIALKRAKWL, encoded by the coding sequence ATGACGATCATCGAAGAAACGGCAAATAAGCCCCAAACATCCATGGTGGTGAATTGTGTTGCGTATCGCACCGATGGTATGCGCCTATGCGACATACACATCGATGACATCAGCGAAATCTTAAAGGACCCGGACGCCTTCGTCTGGGTCGGCCTGCACGAACCCGACGAACCACTGCTGCTGAAATTGCAGGAAGAATTCGACCTGCACGACCTTGCCATCGAAGACGCCCAACAAGCGCATCAGCGCACCAAAGTCGAAACCTACGGCGATTCACTCTTCATCGTCGTGCAAACCGCACAACTGATCAGTGGCCACATCGCCTTCGGTGAAACGCATATCTTTCTCGGCAAGCGCTACTTGATCACCGTCAGACACGGCGCCTCCCTGTCATACACCCCAGCCCGCCATATCTGCGAGAAAACCCCGGAACTGCTCGCCCACGGCCCCAGTTACGGCCTCTATGGCGTACTCGACTACATCGTCGACAATCTGCTCCCCATCGTGCGCGAATTTCGCGAAGAACTACAAACACTCGAAAACGATATTTTCGCCGACACCTTCAACCGCAATACCGTCCGCCGCCTCTACGACATGCAGCGCGATCTGATGACCCTGCGCCTAGCCGTTGCACCCATGCAAGATGTCATCAACCAACTCGTCCGCCTGCATCCCGAACTCATCCCAGACGAACTGCGCGTCTACTTCCGCGATGTCTACGACCACGTCTTCCGCGTCAACGAATCGATCGGTGCTATGCGTGAAATGCTCACCGCCGCCATCAATGTGAATTTGTCGCTAGTCACCTTCGGCCAGAACGAAGTCATGAAGAAGCTCGCCGGCTGGGCCGCTATGCTGGCTGCCCCGACATTGATCACCAGCTGGTACGGCATGAATTTCACGCACATGCCTGAGCTTGAAAAGCCCTGGGCTTATCCGACCGTCATGGTGATAGTGGCGTGCGTGGTGAGCACGATCTATATCGCACTCAAGCGAGCGAAGTGGCTCTAA
- a CDS encoding DUF4105 domain-containing protein: protein MKLASRLLLTFALILCSAFLTTARADVTNAPGANLEVSLITYGPGDIYWERFGHDAIEVRDTVSGEEVNFNYGVFNFDEKNFFLNFARGRMHYLIDAEVTSDEENFYKEAGRSITKQRLALTPDQAAALRDFLLWNLRPENAGYNYDYYIDNCTTRVRDALDRALGGVIKARLTTLPGGMTFRQQTIRLMSAQPWLMLILDLGLGPYADQPLNAWQESFLPEELQKSLRNVTISDGHGGSQPLVQSEDLLAPQRLEVPPATPPDLRIPLGIAGLLIAGLLVLTWRRASLIYALLGNLFLLLAGTAGLLMLILWTLTEHHSAWANANLLLFNPLAFVLLRPLWRAHRGITLSRFANGALLLQLIALLVALLLHLLPGVVQQNQPWILFALPSWLALAWTLRRARHA from the coding sequence ATGAAGCTCGCCAGCCGCCTGCTGCTGACCTTTGCCCTGATCCTATGCAGCGCATTCCTGACGACCGCCCGAGCCGACGTCACCAACGCGCCGGGCGCTAACCTGGAAGTCTCCCTGATCACTTACGGCCCCGGCGACATCTACTGGGAACGCTTCGGCCACGACGCCATCGAAGTACGCGACACCGTCAGCGGTGAAGAAGTGAACTTTAACTATGGCGTGTTCAACTTCGACGAAAAGAACTTCTTCCTCAACTTCGCGCGCGGTCGCATGCACTACCTGATCGACGCCGAAGTCACCTCCGACGAAGAAAACTTCTACAAAGAAGCCGGACGCTCCATCACCAAGCAACGCCTCGCCCTGACACCTGATCAAGCCGCTGCGCTGCGTGACTTCCTGCTTTGGAACCTGCGCCCTGAAAACGCCGGCTACAACTACGACTATTACATCGACAACTGCACCACCCGCGTCCGCGATGCACTCGATCGCGCGCTCGGCGGCGTCATCAAAGCCCGCCTCACCACCTTGCCCGGCGGCATGACTTTCCGCCAGCAAACCATCCGCCTGATGAGCGCCCAGCCCTGGCTGATGCTGATCCTCGACCTTGGCCTAGGCCCCTATGCCGATCAGCCACTCAACGCATGGCAGGAAAGCTTCCTGCCGGAAGAACTGCAAAAAAGCCTTCGCAACGTCACCATCTCGGATGGTCACGGCGGCAGTCAACCACTGGTACAAAGCGAAGACCTGCTCGCCCCCCAACGCCTTGAAGTTCCGCCTGCCACGCCGCCAGATCTGCGCATCCCGCTTGGCATAGCTGGCCTTCTGATTGCCGGCCTGCTCGTACTCACATGGCGCCGCGCATCACTTATCTACGCGCTGCTCGGCAACCTGTTCCTGCTACTCGCCGGCACCGCCGGCTTACTGATGCTGATTCTGTGGACCCTTACCGAACACCATTCGGCCTGGGCCAATGCCAATCTGTTGCTGTTCAACCCGCTCGCGTTTGTGCTGCTGCGCCCACTATGGCGCGCACATCGGGGCATCACGCTGTCACGATTCGCCAATGGCGCACTGCTGCTCCAACTCATTGCACTACTTGTCGCCCTGCTTCTTCACCTATTGCCTGGTGTAGTGCAGCAGAACCAGCCATGGATTTTGTTTGCATTGCCTAGCTGGCTGGCGTTGGCGTGGACCTTGAGGCGCGCCCGGCACGCCTAA